The DNA segment ACCCTGATCCGACTGGCGGAGCAATATATTTGCCAAAGCGCCGCACAACGCCAACCTCATCCGGGCCAATGGAATAGATTGCGCTTTTTAGCAGTATCAATATAAACAGGCCAACGACTATAAGTGGAACTACACCTCCAAACTTACTGAGCTTCTGCTTTCCTAAATTAATCATACGTTCCAGATCATCACCACCGTATTCCATAATTCCTCCTTTTTATTCTATAACCTCCATCCCATCCATGTAAGGCTGGAGAGCTTTGGGGATGGAAACACTTCCATCTTCCCTTTGATTATTTTCCAGAAGCGCAACAACAGTTCTTGCAAGAGCCACACCAGAACCGTTCAAAGTGTGCACAAACTCTACCTTTTCTGTCTGTTTTCTTCTGAACCTTATATTAGCACGTCTTGCCTGAAAATCCTCAAAATTACTACAGGAAGAAACTTCAAAATACTTATTCTGTCCAGCTCCCCATACCTCTATATCATAGCATTTTGCCGCCGCAAATGAAATATCTGTTGTATTCAGCACAATAACCCTGTATGGAAGCTCCAATTCACGAAGTATAGTTTCTGCGTTTTTAAGTAAAGATTCAAGCTCATCATAAGAGTTCTCAGGATTTACAAACTTCACCATTTCAACCTTGTCAAATTGATGTACTCTATTAAGTCCTCTGGTGTCTTTTCCATAAGAGCCGGCTTCTCTTCTAAAGCATGGAGAATACGCTGTATAGCAGATTGGCAAATCATCCTCTTTTAATATCTCGTCTCTATGTATATTTGTAACAGGTACTTCTGCAGTTGGTATGAGAAAAAAATCATCTATCTCGCATCTATACATATCTTCTTCCATTTTGGGCAGTTGCCCTGTGCCTGTCATAGAAAGCCTGTTTGCTATAAAAGGAGTTGATATTTCTTTATAGCCATGCTTTTTTGTGTGAATATCAAGCATAAAATTTATAAGCGCTCTTTCAAGTCTGGCGCCCGAGCCCTTATAAAGACAAAAGTGGCTGCCTGTTATCTTTGAAGCTCTCTCAAAATCCAGTATATCCAGACGTTTTGCAATTTCCCAGTGAGTCTTTGGAGCAAAAGTGAATTTTGGTATTCCCCCCCATTTTTTAATCTCAACATTGTCCTTTTCTGACTTGCCAATTGGCGTTGTCTTGTGTGGAATATTTGGGACAAACAGCAGCTTTTGGTGCAATTTTTTATCTATACCACCCAATTTCCCATCTAATTCTTTGATTTTTTGGGATATGACTCTTATTGTAGCTTTATATGCATCTGCAGATTTGCCCTCTTTTTCAAGTCTTGGAATTTCTGAAGAAGCAAGATTCCTTCGTTGCTTAAGGATTTCCGCCTCTCCAAGTAACAACCTTCTAGCTTTATCAATGGCTAATATTTCATCAATATCCACTGACATATTTCTGTTTTTTACTGCTTTTTTTACACAGCTCGTTTTTTCTCTTATAAATTTTATATCCAGCATAATATTAACTCCCACAAAACTGTTCCGCATTATGAACAACATTTAGGGCTTTGTCAATATTCTTATTGAAAAGATAAATATCGCTGTGCTATAGTTTGAAGGATATATTTACACTAGCAAAAGGGGGGATTTATGAAGGAATGTACCAGCGAAAACATAAGAAATATTGTTCTGGTAGGGCAAGCAAGCTCTGGTAAGACTTCTCTTGCAGAAGCAATTCTATACAACTGCGGGGGTTCAAACAGACTGGGCAAGGTAGACGAGGGATCAAGTAATTTTGATTATACTCCTGAAGAAACACAAAGAATGACAACAATAACTTCAAAGGTCTGTGCATGTGAATATGACGATATCAAAATAAATATTATTGATACTCCTGGTTATGCTGACTTTACAGGAGAACTAAACTCTGCGCTTAGAGTTATAAATAATGTGATAATAATATGTGACTCTACAGCAGAAGTTAGCTTACAGAATGAGAGGATCTGGAACCTAGTAAAGTCTGAAGCTTCAAGCAGATTGATTTTTGTGAATAAAATAGGTAAAGATGGTTCAGGTTTTTTCAAGATTATTGAGTCTGCTGCAAAAACATTCAAAGAAAGGGTTGTCCCTTTACAGATTCCGATCGGAGAAGGATCATCATTTAAAGGGATTGTTGATTTACTAAATATGAAGGCAATTGTTTTTGATGGACAGAGGTCAAAGACAGAGGATATTCCAGAAGCTCTTTCAGACCAAGCAAATCAATACAGAGAAAAATTAGTTGAGGCATTAGCTGAAACAGATGACACCTTGATAGAAAAATATCTTGAAGGGAAGGAGCTCTCTCAGGATGAACTTTCCAACGCATTAAGTAAAAGCATTCAGTCAAGATTGTTTATTCCAGTGATGTGTGGCTCTGCATTAAACAATACAGGAGTCAGATTGCTTACAGAGCTAATAATCTCTTCTATGCTGTCTCCTGTTGTAGATAATGCTGTGTCAGGGAAAAAGCCTAACACAGATGAAACTGTAGAAAGGAAAGCTAATGATACGGATCCATTTAGTGCCTTAGTATTTAAAACCGTATCCGAGCCTCATCTTGGGGAGCTGAGCTTTTTCAGGATATATTCAGGCACAGTATCTTCTTCATCAGATATTTATAATTCCTCCAGAAAAGAGAAAGAAAGGCTTGGGCAAATTGTGCAAATGCAGGGGAAGAATAAAATAGATGTAAATAAGCTCCATACAGGAGATATTGGGATAGTTGCTAAACTGAAAAATACAAAAACAGGGGATACTTTATGTGATAGTGGAAATCCTATATTGTTTTCTCCTCCTAAATTCCCTTTACCGATTATATCATTCGCAATTAAGCCTGAGGCAAGAAAAGACGAAGATAAAATTGGTACGGCTTTGACTAGATTAAAAGAGGAAGATCCCACATTAGGAGTGGAAGTTGATAAGGAATTCGGACAAACAATTATTTCCGGGCTTGGAGAGCTTCATTTGGAGGTTATTGTAAGTAAACTGGCAAAAAAATTTGGTGTGAATGTCAGTATGGAAAAACCAAGAATTCCGTATAGAGAAACAATAAAGAAATCTGCAAAAGGTCATACTAAATATAAAAAACAGTCTGGAGGACGCGGACAATATGCTGAGGTATATATTGAAACTGGACCGCTGGAAACCGGCAAGGGATTTGAATTTGTTAATAAGATAGTTGGAGGCGCTATTCCAGCCAAATTTATTTCTTCAGTTGAAAAGGGATTAAAGCAGGCAATTCAAAAGGGAGTTATTGCTGGCTATCCAGTTGTTGATTTAAGTATATCTCTATATGACGGCACATTTCATACTGTTGATTCCTCTGATATAGCCTTTCAGATAGCTGCCTCTATGGCGTTTAAGGATGCTATGACGGCGGCAAATCCTGTGTTAATGGAACCGATCATGGAGATAGAGGTTGCAATTCCTTCTCAATATATGGGAGATGTCAATGGAGACCTGAACTCCAGACGCGGGAGAATTATTGGAATTGATACAGATGAGAACACTCAAACAATAAAGGCAAATATTCCTTTGGCTGAGCTCTATAAGTATGCAACAGATCTTAAATCTATGACACAGGGAAGCGGTACTTACAGCATGCAGTTTTCGCATTATGAACAGGTTCCTGCGCAAATAGGCACTAAAGTTGTTGAGGAAACAGAGAAAATGAAGAAAGGGTAGAATAGATGTCAGGTCATTCAAAATGGGCATCAATCAAACATAAGAAAGCGAAAGTTGATGCGCAGCGTGGAAAGACATTTACAAAGCTTATCAAGGAAATAACTGTTGCTGCGCGCAGTGGAGGAGGCGATGTCAACGCTAATGCCAGACTAAGAAGTGCTATTCAGGTAGCAAAAGACGCCAACATGCCTGCGTCAAATGTAGAGCGTGCAATTAAAAAAGGGACAGGGGAATTACCCGGAGTGAACTACGAAGAGCTTGCGTATGAAGGATACGGCCCTGCCGGAGTAGCTATTTATGCAGAACTTCTTACTGATAATAAGAATCGTACAGTTTCTGAAATAAAACATGTTTTCTCAAAAAATGGCGGACATCTTGCTGAAGCAGGAAGTGTAGCATGGATGTTTGAGAAAAAGGGTTTATGTCATGTTAAAAAAAATGCTGCAAGCGAGGATAGACTTATGGAGATTGTTTTGGATGCTGGAGCTGAAGATATGAACACAGAGAGTGATTTCTACGAGATCATAACTAATCCTCAAACTTTTGAGCAAGTAAAGGCAGCAATTCTAAAAGAAGGCATCACTCCTGAGCTGGCAGAAATAACTATGGTGCCTAAGAGTACAGTTCCTGTTGCAGGGAAAAAGGCTGAACAGGTGCTTCATCTTGTGGAGACACTCGAAGATCATGATGATGTGCAGCATGTTTATGCGAACTTTGATATCTCTGATGAGGAAATGGGAAAGATATAGTGCGCATTCTTGGTGTTGATCCAGGCGTTGCCAGAACAGGCTATGCAGTTATAGAAACCCAGCAGGGAAAAGATGCTCTTTCACCTTTAAGATTTGGATGCATAGAAACATCCAAAGATGAGCCATTTTTTAATCGTCTCAAGATAATTTACGCTAAAATCTCTGATATAATAGAAAAGTATAATCCTGATGTTCTTGGCATTGAAGAACTGTTTTTTTGCAAGAATGTAAAAACTGCTCTTCAGGTAGGACAAGCAAGGGGAGCGATTATAGTAGCTGGTGTTAATGCTAATCTTGAAATAGCATCCTATACGCCTTTGGAAGTAAAGCTAGCTATAGTGGGATATGGGAAAGCATCCAAACAGCAGGTTCAGTTTATGGTAAAAAAGCTTTTGCGTCTCGAGGAAACACCAAAGCCCGACGATGTAGCAGATGCTTTGGCTATTGCCCTGTGTTATATAAATCGATCAGTACCTAGAGGAAAAAATGATAGGATACATAGAAGGAAAGTTATCGGTTAAAACGCCAACTTTTATTGTTGTAGATGTTGGTGGAGTTGGCTATGAAATGCATATTTCCCTGACTACATATAATCAAATTGCTAAAACAGGAGAAAAAGTAAAGATTTTTACCCATCTTTATGTAAGAGAAGATAAGTTAGAACTCTATGGCTTTGCAGCTGAAGATGAGAGGGGGTTTTTCAAAACACTAATTTCAATATCAGGGATAGGGCCAAGTGTGGCTATAAGGATTTTATCTGCTATAAAAGTTGATAGATTTAAGGCTGCTGTTGTGGATGAAGATGTTGGGATATTAACCACAATCCCAGGCATAGGCAAAAAAACTGCACAGCGAATCATAGTAGAACTCAAGGATAAAATAGGTGTTTTAACAAACAGAGAAAAATCTTATCTGATTGGCAAAGACCCTGAGGAACGTTCTGTAATCAATGACAGTATATCTGCATTGGTTTCATTGGGGTATTCCCGCGCTATTGCACAAAGAGCTGTTGACAGAGTGCTGTCTGAAACAAAAGAAGAGATAAAGATAGAAGAGCTTATACGAAAGTCTCTTAAGTTTGTATAAATTTAACATAAAAAATATCAAAAATACATATCAAGAGTTCTTTAAAAAGGATTCTCAAGACTTACTCACTGTCTCTGCTCCCGGACGGATTAATCTGATTGGTGAACATACTGACTACAACGGGGGATTTGTTTTGCCTATTGCTATAGATAGAAATATTTATATGGCTGGAACAAAACGCAATGATGGAATTATACGAGTATACTCAATAGATTATGAGCAGAATGTCCAATTTAATATTGATTCTATTCGGTTCAATAAAGAAAAGATGTGGGTAAATTATATTGGGGGAGTACTAAAGTCTTTATTGGAGATAAAAGCTGATACTAATGGTGCAGATATTGTTTTTGGAGGAGACATCCCTGAGGGAGCTGGACTTAGCTCTTCTGCTGCTCTTGAAGTTGCGACAGTATATTTTTTTAACACACTATTTAACATGCATATACCTCATATAGAAATGATTAAACTGTGCCAAAGAGCAGAAAATCAGTTTGTTGGAGTGAACTGTGGAATAATGGACCAGTTTGTTTCTATGCTGGGGAAAAAAGACCATGCATTGTTTCTTGATTGCAAGAACCTTTCTTATAAAAACATCCCTTTAAAGCTGGAGGAATTTAACGTAGTTGTTTGTAATACAAATCTAAAGAGAGAGCTTGCCAGCTCAGAATATAATAAGCGAAGAGCAACATGTGAAAGAGCTGTATCCAGTCTTAAAAGATTTCTTCCGCAAATAGAAATACTTAGAGACGTATCTATAGAAGAATTTGAGAAATACAAAGGCTCGCTTGATGAGATCGCACAGAAAAGATGCAAGCATGTTCTTTATGAAAATAGACGTGTATTAGATGCCATAAATGCTCTGGGCAGGAATGACATACTTGAGTTTGGCAAGCTGATGAATGAATCACATGAGAGCCTAAAGAGTGATTATGAAGTAAGCTGTCTTGAGCTTGATACAATGGTAAATATTGCGAGGAGCATTAATGGTGTAATTGGAGCCAGAATGACTGGCGGCGGTTTTGGAGGCTGCACTGTAAATATTGTTAAAAAAGATGTTATTGATAAGTTCTCTCGAGTAGTAAGCAAAGAATATCAAAAAAAGACAGGTATTAAACCAAATATCTATATCTGCAGTCCGGAGAATAGTGCAAAAAAAATATCTTGAGATACTACTTAATGGACTTCAATGCCTGCCATGAAACTTTATAGTTATTGCTTGCGCTCCACAACAGCCATCCGCATGCATTAGCTTCTTTAGCAGCTCTTATCTGTTCAAGAATGTAGCCTTTATTCCACTTGGAGTCGGTTATCTTATATGGAAATGCCTGAAGCCATGGCCTTATAATAATACCTGTTTTTTCTGTAGCAATTCCGGTTTTTTTACAGCCCTGTGAAATAAAATAGTATGGATGGTCTGCAGGATTCTTCCTGCCTTCAAACCTGCCGTAGAAATGAGATGGATACAGCATAGGGCTTATTATATCAGCATATCTTGCAAGATCCTGAATCCTCTGACCTGTGATTTCCTCATCTTCCTTTCGCTGCCAGGCCGTGATTGCATAAACATCTATGGATAATAAGACTTTCTTTCTGCGTGTTAATTCATAAGCTCTCTTCAGAAAACTTGTTATGATTGTATGTTTCTCGATGTTTGCCTCATCAAAT comes from the bacterium genome and includes:
- the serS gene encoding serine--tRNA ligase → MLDIKFIREKTSCVKKAVKNRNMSVDIDEILAIDKARRLLLGEAEILKQRRNLASSEIPRLEKEGKSADAYKATIRVISQKIKELDGKLGGIDKKLHQKLLFVPNIPHKTTPIGKSEKDNVEIKKWGGIPKFTFAPKTHWEIAKRLDILDFERASKITGSHFCLYKGSGARLERALINFMLDIHTKKHGYKEISTPFIANRLSMTGTGQLPKMEEDMYRCEIDDFFLIPTAEVPVTNIHRDEILKEDDLPICYTAYSPCFRREAGSYGKDTRGLNRVHQFDKVEMVKFVNPENSYDELESLLKNAETILRELELPYRVIVLNTTDISFAAAKCYDIEVWGAGQNKYFEVSSCSNFEDFQARRANIRFRRKQTEKVEFVHTLNGSGVALARTVVALLENNQREDGSVSIPKALQPYMDGMEVIE
- the fusA gene encoding elongation factor G → MKECTSENIRNIVLVGQASSGKTSLAEAILYNCGGSNRLGKVDEGSSNFDYTPEETQRMTTITSKVCACEYDDIKINIIDTPGYADFTGELNSALRVINNVIIICDSTAEVSLQNERIWNLVKSEASSRLIFVNKIGKDGSGFFKIIESAAKTFKERVVPLQIPIGEGSSFKGIVDLLNMKAIVFDGQRSKTEDIPEALSDQANQYREKLVEALAETDDTLIEKYLEGKELSQDELSNALSKSIQSRLFIPVMCGSALNNTGVRLLTELIISSMLSPVVDNAVSGKKPNTDETVERKANDTDPFSALVFKTVSEPHLGELSFFRIYSGTVSSSSDIYNSSRKEKERLGQIVQMQGKNKIDVNKLHTGDIGIVAKLKNTKTGDTLCDSGNPILFSPPKFPLPIISFAIKPEARKDEDKIGTALTRLKEEDPTLGVEVDKEFGQTIISGLGELHLEVIVSKLAKKFGVNVSMEKPRIPYRETIKKSAKGHTKYKKQSGGRGQYAEVYIETGPLETGKGFEFVNKIVGGAIPAKFISSVEKGLKQAIQKGVIAGYPVVDLSISLYDGTFHTVDSSDIAFQIAASMAFKDAMTAANPVLMEPIMEIEVAIPSQYMGDVNGDLNSRRGRIIGIDTDENTQTIKANIPLAELYKYATDLKSMTQGSGTYSMQFSHYEQVPAQIGTKVVEETEKMKKG
- a CDS encoding YebC/PmpR family DNA-binding transcriptional regulator, which translates into the protein MSGHSKWASIKHKKAKVDAQRGKTFTKLIKEITVAARSGGGDVNANARLRSAIQVAKDANMPASNVERAIKKGTGELPGVNYEELAYEGYGPAGVAIYAELLTDNKNRTVSEIKHVFSKNGGHLAEAGSVAWMFEKKGLCHVKKNAASEDRLMEIVLDAGAEDMNTESDFYEIITNPQTFEQVKAAILKEGITPELAEITMVPKSTVPVAGKKAEQVLHLVETLEDHDDVQHVYANFDISDEEMGKI
- the ruvC gene encoding crossover junction endodeoxyribonuclease RuvC, giving the protein MRILGVDPGVARTGYAVIETQQGKDALSPLRFGCIETSKDEPFFNRLKIIYAKISDIIEKYNPDVLGIEELFFCKNVKTALQVGQARGAIIVAGVNANLEIASYTPLEVKLAIVGYGKASKQQVQFMVKKLLRLEETPKPDDVADALAIALCYINRSVPRGKNDRIHRRKVIG
- the ruvA gene encoding Holliday junction branch migration protein RuvA; this encodes MIGYIEGKLSVKTPTFIVVDVGGVGYEMHISLTTYNQIAKTGEKVKIFTHLYVREDKLELYGFAAEDERGFFKTLISISGIGPSVAIRILSAIKVDRFKAAVVDEDVGILTTIPGIGKKTAQRIIVELKDKIGVLTNREKSYLIGKDPEERSVINDSISALVSLGYSRAIAQRAVDRVLSETKEEIKIEELIRKSLKFV
- a CDS encoding galactokinase, translating into MYKFNIKNIKNTYQEFFKKDSQDLLTVSAPGRINLIGEHTDYNGGFVLPIAIDRNIYMAGTKRNDGIIRVYSIDYEQNVQFNIDSIRFNKEKMWVNYIGGVLKSLLEIKADTNGADIVFGGDIPEGAGLSSSAALEVATVYFFNTLFNMHIPHIEMIKLCQRAENQFVGVNCGIMDQFVSMLGKKDHALFLDCKNLSYKNIPLKLEEFNVVVCNTNLKRELASSEYNKRRATCERAVSSLKRFLPQIEILRDVSIEEFEKYKGSLDEIAQKRCKHVLYENRRVLDAINALGRNDILEFGKLMNESHESLKSDYEVSCLELDTMVNIARSINGVIGARMTGGGFGGCTVNIVKKDVIDKFSRVVSKEYQKKTGIKPNIYICSPENSAKKIS